The window CGCGCACGCGCGGGCGGATGTGCGAGCCGACATACTCCCAACCGTAGCCGGAATGCGCGTAGGTAAAGATGTAGAAACCGGTTTCGAACCAGTCGTTCCAGCCGTGGGTGATTTCAAAGGTCTCGTGCCAGGCGTGGTCAGTGGGACGCAGCCCATCCTGTGACGGATGGCCGGACGGCGCGAAATTGGTGTGGGTTTCGAACATGGTAGCGCCGGGCTCGACGGTGTCGGAGCCGTAGACCTGGATTTCGTAATTGTCCTGCGCCAGCGCGGGGATTCCGAGGCAGAGTGCGATCAGCAGGACAAGCAAAGGTCGCGACATGTTCGTTGGATTCGATGTCAACCAACCAACCGGGTTGCCCTATTTTGCCGGGCGCCAATAGGTGGTGGAAAATTCGCGTGCCCAGGCCGGCTCACGCACCGGGCCACGCGGACCCATCGCCGACATCCAGGGCTTGATGTCGAGCACCGGGGTGCCGTCGATGGCGTCCAGGTCTTCGACGGTGACGGTGAGCCCTTCAACGGAGACGAGGCGGCAGACGGTGGAGCCGATGCGGCTGGGACGCGCCCGGGCGCGCTGCGCGAAGATGCCAACCTCGGGCCAGTCCGGGCGATTGCGCGGGTGGCGCGTGGCGTAAACGATTTGCGAGTCGTCGAGCTGGTGGAAGTAGAAGAAAACTTCGACGTGGGAGAACTCATCGAGACCCTTCAGCGAGTCGGGCGTGAAGCGAGCCGGGTCGAGTTCGATGCGCGCGGTCAGGCCGCCGAAAACTTCATCGCGCGGCTCGCGGATTTCGCTATGGACGGTTCCGATAGGGGTGAGAGTTAGTGAAGGCATAACGTTTTCGGCTCTCATTGTCGGTAGCTGGCAGTCGGTAGCTGGTAGCTCGCGGGAAAAACCCTACGGGCTACCAGCCACCAACTACCCATTCATCGCCGCGGCGTAGAGCTGGTGGAAGTGGTACACGCCCTGCTCCTGCTTGATGCTGTAGCGGCCGCGGGAATAGCTCTGAGATTTCAAGTTGCGGTACACGGTCTCGCAGATGTGGCCGTCCTCCAATTGGATTTCGTTGCTGAAGCGAAAAGTGCTTTCGGGTGCTTCGGTCTGCAATACCTCGGGCGGAAAGAACCAAGCGAAGATGGCGATGCAGCGGTCGTGACCGAGTGGCAGAACGATGTTGAGCGACATGTTGTCGGGATAGCAGTTCAGCATCCAGTTGGGAAAAATCCAGTAGTACTCGGCGGAGAGATCGCCGCGCGATTGCGCGTAGCGCCGGGCGACATTGGCCTCATTCTCCGGGCCGCGGATCGGCGAGGACTGCATGGAATGGCGGGCAAACGTGGTGGTGACGTACTGGCTGTAGTCGAGCTCGCGATTCAGGCTGGGGTGCACCGAGGGAAGATGGTAGCCCTCCAGAAAATTGTCGATGTAGACCTTCCAGTTGCACTCCATGACGTAGTTATAGCGCTGGTAGAAGCGCATGCGGGCGAAATCGAACTTCGCGGCTTGCGATGGAAGCTTGCCGAGTGAGGTCAAGAGCGGTTCGGCAGCCGGATCGAGATTGACGAACACCAGGCCTTCCCACTCCGCCGCCTGCACCGGCCGCAGGGCAAAGTCGGAGTGGGAGAAATCGCAGACCCCCTCCATCTCCGGCGCGTTGAGCAGTTGTCCGTCGAGCGAGTAGGTCCAGCCGTGATAGCCGCAGCGGAAGACTTTGCGCGATCCGCAGTTTCCCGCGACCGGGCCGGCGCGATGGCGGCAGACGTTATAGAAGCCGCGCACTGCGCCGCCGGCGTCGCGGGTGACGAGCAGCGGCTCACCGCAAAGGTCGAAGGTGAAGTAGTCGCCGGGGTTGGCCACCTGTTCGCGCCAGCCGACACACTGCCACGTCCGCCAGAAGATGCGCTCACATTCGCGGCGCAGGCAGGCGGGATCGGTGTAATAGTCGGAGGGCAGCGTGTACGCGCGTTCGATGCCCGGCGCCACCTGCTCCACCTTGACGCTGTCGGCCATGTGCGGATAACCTCCGGGACTCATTATCCAGTTTCTAGTTTCCAGTTTCTAGTTTCTGGTCCCAGTCGCAGAGGCGTTTTCCTCCAAATGCCTGCCGAGACCTCAGTGCAATCCGCAAAGCGGGAATCCACCGGCCTGGTGCGCGGGCTGTCGCTGTGGGACGCGGTGCTGCTGGTCATCGGCGGCGTGGTGGGCAGCGCCATTTTCCTGGTGCCGAAGGACGTAGCGGCGGCGCTGCCCTCGGCGCCGCTGTTTATCGGCGTATGGGTTGCCGGGGGCGTGCTGTCGCTGATGGCGGCGCTGGTCTTTGCCGAGCTGGGCGCTATGTTCCCCGAAGCCGGCGGCCAGTATGTTTACCTGCGCGAAGCGTATGGCGACCTGTCGGCGTTCCTCTACGGTTGGCTGATGTTCGTGGCCGGCAACACCGGCGGGATTGCGACCATCGCGGTGGCGTTCGCCGTGTATCTGGGGAAACTGGTGCGGCCGCTGGAGGCGGGCGTCGCGGTGCTTGCGCTGCCCGGACTGGGATGGAAGTCGGGCCAGGTGGTGCAAACGGCATGGAACCTGACCCGCGGCGACCTGGTAGCGGTGGCGGCGATCGTGGTTCTGACCTGGATCAACGCGCTCGGGGTGCGGCGTGGCGTGATTCTGCAAAACGTGACCACGTGGATGAAGTACGTAGCGATCGCGGCGTTCGTGGGGTTCGGGTTTGTCATCGGCAAGGGCTCGTGGTCGCATTTCAACCTGGGTGGAGTGCACGAAGCTTTCGCCGGCGGGCTGAATCCGTTCATGGCGGCCCTGGGGGTAGCGTTCATCGCCGTCTTCTGGTCGTACGAAGGCTGGGTCTACGTGGCCTGGATGGCGGGCGAGATTCGCGCCCCGGAGCGCAACATCCCGCGTTCGCTGGTGCTGGGGATCGTGGGGGTCGTGCTGCTGTACGGCACGATGAACGCGGCATACCTGTTCGCCCTGCCGGTGGAGCAGATCGCGCGCGAGGACGCGGTGGGCCAAGCGGCGGCGCTGGCACTGTTTTCGCCGGCGGCGGCGTACTGGATTTCGGCGGTAATCGCGCTGGCGTGCTTCAGCGCCACCTCGAGCAACGTGCTCGCGGGTGCACGCGTGGCGTACGCGGTCGCGCACGACGGCCTGTTCTTCCGCCGCATGGGCAACGTCCACCCACAGTACCGGACCCCGGCGTTCGCGTTGGCGGCGCAGGGCGTACTGGCCTGCGTCTTCGCGCTGAGCGGCACCTACGACCAGTTGTTTACCTATACGGTCTTCGGCATGATCCTTTCCTACGTGGCGACCGTAGGGGCGCTGTTCGTGCTGCGCCGGAGGCGGCCCGGCATGCCGCGTCCGTACCGCTGCTGGGGATATCCGTGGATGCCGGCGGTGTACCTGATGCTGATCGCCGGCTGGCTGGTGAACACCACGTATGAGCGGCCCAAGGAGGCCTGGTCGTGCCTGGTGCTATCGGCGATTGGGCTGCCGGGATATTTTTATTGGCGGCGGAGTACACGACGGTAGCGGATGAAGAAAATCCCCACCCTAATCTCGCCAACCCGTGAGAAGCATAGGGGTGTGACAACCAGTGCCGGGGGATCGGATTTCGGTGAGTGCCGAAACAGGACAGCTATCGTCGCGGCGCGCGGCACATCACTGAATCCGCGGTCAAAAGGTGTAATGATTGCCATGGCAGATCGGGTGCCTCTTGTGCCATAGCTGAGGAGGTGTCCTATGGCAACTGTAACCGCCCCACCGCAGGTTTCATTAAAAACCATCCTTGTAGCAACCGATTTTTCGCGCTGCACGGAACCGGCGCTGTGTTATGCGGCCGCGCTGGCGCGTGAGGAGAAAGGGAAAATCTTCCTGGCGCACGTGCTGCCGCCAGCGCCCACGTACCCCATCCCGCTGGATTTCGGACCGCTGTCGCAAGAGGGCGAGGCAGCCTGCTCCCACATGCGCGAGGCGCTGGCGACGCCGGAGCTGGCCGGAATCGAACATGCATCCCTGCTCGAGCAGGGCGAACTGTGGCCGGTGCTGGAATCTGTGATCAAGGACCACAGTATCGACGTGGTGGTCATCGGGACGCACGGTCGCGAAGGGCTGACGAAACTGATTCTGGGCTCGGTGGCCGAAGAGGTCTTCCGCCGCTCGCCGTGCCCGGTCGTCACCGTGGGACCGCACGTCGCGCCGTCGTGTCTGCACGAAGGACGTCTGCGGCGAGTGGTGTTTGCCACCGACCTCTCGCCGGGATCGCTGCACGCGCTGCCCTACGTGAACAAACTGGCGGAGCAGCACCACGCCGAATTGACCCTGGTGCACGCGCTGGCCAGCGCCATCCCGGACGCGGAATCTGGGGCAACGACGTTTGTGCAGCGGGAAGTGGATGAGGCGCAAGCGCAACTGCGAAAGCTGGTGCCGGCCGGGACGAAGACCGACGTCGTGGTGGATGTTGGAATTGCCGCCGCGATCATCGTGCGCGTCGCGGAAAAGCAGAACGCCAGCCTGATTGTGATGGGGCTTCACCAACAGTCAGTGTTCGCAGCGGCGCATTTCCCGTGGTCCACAGCGCATCGCGTGGTATGCGACGCGCACTGCCCGGTGCTGACGGTGAGGTAGCAAGAGGCTTGAGGCTGCGCGCTTCAGGCGTCAGCGTTACGTCGGAAGGTGGAAGTATGCGCGTGGCGCATCGGCAACAATTTCCTGGTGCTGCGATCGGGTGGGGCGCTGCCATGAACCTGTTCAGCCTGATTTTTGCGCTTATCCTGGCGGTGCTGTTCACGATCCTGCTGCTCCTGTTTGTCGAGGCGGCGCAGCGCAAGGCGCCGCCGGCGCCACCGGAACCCCATCGTGCGGCGGACCTCCGGATACAATTGCGCCCTTAGCGCTGGTTCGCGGTTCCGGGTACATGGAAAGCTAAGCGCCGCTCGCGGATGCCCCGTTAGAATTCTCCCACGGAGCTGCCATGACACGCATACTCGGGCTGATCGCACTGGTGATCGCGCTGGCGATCGGGTTTTACCTGTACACCAAGCAGGCGCAGACGGCGTCTTCGACTCTGGGAGCGTCGAATCCGCGAGCCGCGATTGATGTCGCTGGCGTGCGCAACGACCTGCTGGCATTCGCCAACGCGGAAAAACAGCAGTTCGCGCTGGAAGGAAAGTACCTGCCCCTGGACGAGTTGCGCGCCAAAGGGACGGTGCTGCCTTCCGAGCGACGCGGGCCGTACAGCTATTCGGCGGACGTGAGCGGAACCAGCTTCCGGATCACGGCAACGTATTCCGGGCCGGAGATGCCGGGCGCGCCCAAGTCGCTGAGCATCGGCGAGACGATGCAGATTGAAACGCAATAGGCTTCAGGCGTCAGGCATCAGGAAAGCAATTCGGTGACCGCGCGGTCGACGTGAATCTTTGTGGTATCCAGAAATGGAATGCCGGCGCGGTCGGCGACTTCCCTCAAGATCAGTGGCAGCTCGGTGCCGGCGAGGATCACGGCCTGAATACCATCACGCTTCTTCATTTCCTCCACAATGGTGAACAATCCGTCGCGTGTGGCGGGAAGAAAAACGTTCTCCAGAAGCTCGTTGATGTACTTGTCGTGAATGAAGGCCTGCTCCTCTTTGCTGGGAACAACCAGTTCAATGCCTGCGCACGAAAAGACGTCGGGGTAGAAGCGCCCTTGCATGGTGAAGCCTGTGCCCAGGAGACCGAGCCTGGTCAGCCGCAAGCGCTGCGCCTCGTCGCGCGCGGCTTCGACGATGCTGATCAGTGGAATGGACGAGCGACGTTGCACCGGGTCGAAAACGATGTGCGGCGTGTTGGCGGCGATGAGAGCGAAGTCGGCGCCGGCCCGCACCAGGCGTTCTACACCGAGCGCGAGATAGTCCGCGAGCTCGGCGAGTTGGTTGGCATTCAGGAGCGCGATCCCGCGCTGCACGTCCAGGCTGTTGATGATGATGGAGGGAGAGCTGCCGTCGGGCCGGCGCTCGCGGTAGGCTGCCAACAGGAAGCGGTAATACTCAATGGTGGACTCGGGCCCAAGGCCGCCGACGATGCCGAGTGTCTTCATAGAAACCACGAACTAATAGTGCCGCCATTGGCCATTGGCCGTTTGCCATTGAAAAAGCGAATTCGAGCAGTGGTAAGCCAAAAGACCAATGGAAGCTTTATTGATGCACGTGCGGGCTCTGCGCCGGGTTGCGACGGGTGTGGCCTGTCCCGGCTTTGCTGACCTTTACGTCAAACGCGACCGGCACCTTGCCCGGCGGGTAGCAGGCGCGGTCGTCGCAGGCCTGGTACTGAAGGGTGCAATGGACGCGATACCTGCCCGGCGGCGTGGTGCGAGCGGCCCTGACCAGCGCGGTCAGAGTGAAGTCACCGGCGTAGACGCTGAGTTTCTCGCTGGGTGAGAACGGGAACGATCGCTCCACGCCAGCGGGATAAGTCAGCTTGGCGACAGCAATGTTGGTGGGCGGACTGACGCTGAGGACGGTGGCAATCAGCAGCTCCGATGTCGGCTTGTGGGAGTTGATGTGATATCCGGGGGCGACGCGGAACGTAAGCTCGACCTGCTTGGAGCTTCCGGCGTGGACAACCACTGGCGCGATCGGGGCGGCGGTGACGCGCTGCGTGGCTTTGGGCTTCGAGGTTTCGACTTGCGCCAGAGCTGCCGCTGATATCAGCAGAGCAACGAATACAACAGCGAATTTCCCCACCCTGTCTCGCCCTCTCGCTACTCTTCGGGGCAGGCGCCATCCGGCGAGACAAGGGTGGGGCAACCTCGGGCGGAAATCGGGCGACCTCATCAGCGGACCGCTCCCGCGGCAGGCGGGGAGTTCTGCGCCACCGCCGGACCTTGCTGGAGCGCGGCGCGAATGTTGTCTTCGATCTCGCCATGGCTCACCAAGCCAAAAACGCGCGACACGATCCTCCCGTCGCGACCGATGTAGTAGGTGGTGGGCAAGGAGTCCACGCCGCCATACTGGTCGGCCACCTTGTCATTGCCGAGCAGGACGGCGTAATTCAGGCCCATTTCCTTGGCAAACTTGGCGACCGCGTCGTGGGCGTTGCCTTCGTCCATGGCGACGCCGACGATCTGCAGTCCCTGCGGCCCGTACTGCCTCTGCAAGTCAACGAACCAGGGCATCTCGATCTTGCATGGCGGGCACCAAGTGGCCCAGAAATTCAACAGCACGGCCTTGCCGCGCAGGTCGGCCAGGCGGACGGTGTTGCCGTCGAGATCTCTGAGCTGAAAATCGGGCGCGGGCTGGCCCTTGATGGCCTTATTGCTGCCGGAAATGCTCTCGCCCGGAGTTTGTTGCCTGGTCAAGTGCTTGCCGGCGATCAGCATCCCGGCGATCACCAGCACGACAACAACGATCACGGTGGCGTCACGTTTCATGCCGGATGCAGGCGTCGCCGAGGTGGCCGAAGTTGCAGGGTTCGGGACTGCGTCGGGAGCGGGGCTGTTTCCGGCTGCGCTGCTTGGAGGGGAAAAATTTGTCGCCATGGGAAGCCTCTACCTCATTACAATGCGAACCGATTCAGAAACGACAGGTATCCCGAAAGTACGGTAAAGCGGCCGGTCAATACCAGCGCACCCAGAACAATCAGCAACACGCCGCTGGCGACTTCCACCGCGTGCAGGTGGCGGCGGAAGCGTCCGTAGAACGACAGGAAACGGTCCACGCCGAGCGATGTGAGCAGGAACGGTACCGCCAAGCCGGCGGAATACACGGCCAGCAGGAACATGCCCTTGGTCACCGTCTCTTCCGCGGCGGCCAGAGTGAGAATGCCGGCGAGGATGGGGCCGATGCACGGCGTCCATCCGAAGGCGAAGGCAAATCCCACGAAAAACGCGCCCAGGGGCGAACTGCTACCCTTCACGTCATGCAGGCGCTTGTCGGCGTAGAGAGCCTTGATCTTCAGCAGGCCGGTGAGGTGCAGGCCGAAGATGATGATGACAATGCCGGCAATCAAGGTGAGATCGCGGCGGAAACGGCCGATTAACTGGCCCACCGCGGTGGCTCCCGCTCCCAGCAGGATGAACACGATGCTGAAGCCAAGAATGAAAGTGATGGAGTTCAGCATGACCGCGCGCAGGGGGCGGCGCTCGT of the Terriglobia bacterium genome contains:
- a CDS encoding SAM-dependent methyltransferase, which codes for MPSLTLTPIGTVHSEIREPRDEVFGGLTARIELDPARFTPDSLKGLDEFSHVEVFFYFHQLDDSQIVYATRHPRNRPDWPEVGIFAQRARARPSRIGSTVCRLVSVEGLTVTVEDLDAIDGTPVLDIKPWMSAMGPRGPVREPAWAREFSTTYWRPAK
- a CDS encoding aromatic ring-hydroxylating dioxygenase subunit alpha, encoding MADSVKVEQVAPGIERAYTLPSDYYTDPACLRRECERIFWRTWQCVGWREQVANPGDYFTFDLCGEPLLVTRDAGGAVRGFYNVCRHRAGPVAGNCGSRKVFRCGYHGWTYSLDGQLLNAPEMEGVCDFSHSDFALRPVQAAEWEGLVFVNLDPAAEPLLTSLGKLPSQAAKFDFARMRFYQRYNYVMECNWKVYIDNFLEGYHLPSVHPSLNRELDYSQYVTTTFARHSMQSSPIRGPENEANVARRYAQSRGDLSAEYYWIFPNWMLNCYPDNMSLNIVLPLGHDRCIAIFAWFFPPEVLQTEAPESTFRFSNEIQLEDGHICETVYRNLKSQSYSRGRYSIKQEQGVYHFHQLYAAAMNG
- a CDS encoding amino acid permease, which gives rise to MQSAKRESTGLVRGLSLWDAVLLVIGGVVGSAIFLVPKDVAAALPSAPLFIGVWVAGGVLSLMAALVFAELGAMFPEAGGQYVYLREAYGDLSAFLYGWLMFVAGNTGGIATIAVAFAVYLGKLVRPLEAGVAVLALPGLGWKSGQVVQTAWNLTRGDLVAVAAIVVLTWINALGVRRGVILQNVTTWMKYVAIAAFVGFGFVIGKGSWSHFNLGGVHEAFAGGLNPFMAALGVAFIAVFWSYEGWVYVAWMAGEIRAPERNIPRSLVLGIVGVVLLYGTMNAAYLFALPVEQIAREDAVGQAAALALFSPAAAYWISAVIALACFSATSSNVLAGARVAYAVAHDGLFFRRMGNVHPQYRTPAFALAAQGVLACVFALSGTYDQLFTYTVFGMILSYVATVGALFVLRRRRPGMPRPYRCWGYPWMPAVYLMLIAGWLVNTTYERPKEAWSCLVLSAIGLPGYFYWRRSTRR
- a CDS encoding universal stress protein, producing the protein MATVTAPPQVSLKTILVATDFSRCTEPALCYAAALAREEKGKIFLAHVLPPAPTYPIPLDFGPLSQEGEAACSHMREALATPELAGIEHASLLEQGELWPVLESVIKDHSIDVVVIGTHGREGLTKLILGSVAEEVFRRSPCPVVTVGPHVAPSCLHEGRLRRVVFATDLSPGSLHALPYVNKLAEQHHAELTLVHALASAIPDAESGATTFVQREVDEAQAQLRKLVPAGTKTDVVVDVGIAAAIIVRVAEKQNASLIVMGLHQQSVFAAAHFPWSTAHRVVCDAHCPVLTVR
- a CDS encoding amino acid racemase; the encoded protein is MKTLGIVGGLGPESTIEYYRFLLAAYRERRPDGSSPSIIINSLDVQRGIALLNANQLAELADYLALGVERLVRAGADFALIAANTPHIVFDPVQRRSSIPLISIVEAARDEAQRLRLTRLGLLGTGFTMQGRFYPDVFSCAGIELVVPSKEEQAFIHDKYINELLENVFLPATRDGLFTIVEEMKKRDGIQAVILAGTELPLILREVADRAGIPFLDTTKIHVDRAVTELLS
- a CDS encoding protein-disulfide reductase DsbD N-terminal domain-containing protein → MGKFAVVFVALLISAAALAQVETSKPKATQRVTAAPIAPVVVHAGSSKQVELTFRVAPGYHINSHKPTSELLIATVLSVSPPTNIAVAKLTYPAGVERSFPFSPSEKLSVYAGDFTLTALVRAARTTPPGRYRVHCTLQYQACDDRACYPPGKVPVAFDVKVSKAGTGHTRRNPAQSPHVHQ
- a CDS encoding TlpA family protein disulfide reductase; translation: MKRDATVIVVVVLVIAGMLIAGKHLTRQQTPGESISGSNKAIKGQPAPDFQLRDLDGNTVRLADLRGKAVLLNFWATWCPPCKIEMPWFVDLQRQYGPQGLQIVGVAMDEGNAHDAVAKFAKEMGLNYAVLLGNDKVADQYGGVDSLPTTYYIGRDGRIVSRVFGLVSHGEIEDNIRAALQQGPAVAQNSPPAAGAVR
- a CDS encoding cytochrome c biogenesis protein CcdA, translating into MSATPLPLAAFIAGLLSFLSPCVLPLVPGYVSLISGTGAESLAHERRPLRAVMLNSITFILGFSIVFILLGAGATAVGQLIGRFRRDLTLIAGIVIIIFGLHLTGLLKIKALYADKRLHDVKGSSSPLGAFFVGFAFAFGWTPCIGPILAGILTLAAAEETVTKGMFLLAVYSAGLAVPFLLTSLGVDRFLSFYGRFRRHLHAVEVASGVLLIVLGALVLTGRFTVLSGYLSFLNRFAL